CTTCACCCCCGCCGCCTCGCCGTTGTCGCAGGTGATGGTTCCCGTTCCCTTGCCCGATTTGTAGAAAACAGACCACGAGCTTAAGTTGAATTTAAGCCGGCAATCGAGGGAGCCTTTGGCCAGGACAACAGGCGTTTTGAGGACCAGGGCCGCAACCGCCAAAATCAGAACTTTTTTCATGATGACCTCGCTATTTCGAAAAAATTTCATTTTCTTTGAAAAAATACCCCACTTCAAACTTCGCCGTCTCGGGCGCATCGGAGCCGTGCACGGTGTTCCGCTCGATATTTTCGGCAAAATCCTTCCGGATGGTTCCCGGCGCGGCGTTGGCGGGATTGGTGGCCCCCATGGTGTCGCGCCATTTGGCGATCGCCCCTTCTCCCTCGATGACAAAGGTCAAGACGGGGCCGGTGGTCATATAGCCGACCAGCGGGTCAAAAAACGGCTTGCCTTTGTGAACGGCGTAGAAGCCTTCCGCTTTTGCCTTGTCAAGGCGAAGCATTTTGGCGGCGACAATTTTAAGGCCCGATTTTTCGACGCGCCGGAAAATCTCGCCGATCAAATTGCGCGACACGCCGTCGGGTTTGATGATGCCCAATGTTTGTTCTTTGGCCATAAAGTCTGCAACTGCGAGAGATCAGAAATCAGAGAGCCGAAAGCTGATAGCAGATAATTAAATCCGCTTTCCGATTTCCGCTTTCTGCTATCTGCTTTCTCGCCTTTGCCTATAAAACGCTTTTTAACGTCTCCCCAATTTCCGCCAAACTCCCCTCAACCAAAACCCCCGCCGCCTCAAGGGCGGCAATTTTTTCCTTTGCCGTTCCCTTGCCTCCCGCAATAATCGCGCCGGCGTGGCCCATCCTTTTACCCGGCGGAGCGGCGATTCCAGCAATGAAACCGACCACCGGCTTTTTGACGTTCCTTTTGATGAAATCCGCCGCCTCTTCCTCGCTCGATCCGCCGATCTCGCCGATCATGACAATCGCGGAGGTTTCGGGATCGTCATTAAACAATTTCAGACAGTCGATAAAATTGGTGCCGTTGACCGGATCGCCGCCGATGCCGATGCAGGTCGATTGGCCAAGGCCGATTTTGGTTACCTGATCGACCGCCTCGTAGGTAAGCGTTCCCGAACGGGAGACAATGCCGATTTTTCCCGGCCGATGGATGGGTGCCGGCATGATGCCGATTTTGCACCCCGGCCCTGAGCCTGTCGAAGGGTCGCCCGGCGTAATAATTCCGGGACAGTTGGGGCCGATAAGCCGCGTCCTTTTCCCCTCCATTTTCCGCTTCACCATCACCATGTCAAGGATTGGAATCCCCTCCGTAATGCAGACAACCAGATCGAGATCGGCCTCCACCGCTTCGAGAATAGCCCCCGCCGCAAATTTGGGTGGGACATAGACAACCGAGACGGTTGCACCGGTTTGAACCGATGCCTCCTTCACGGTGTTAAAGATGGGGATCCCCTCAAACGCCAACCCCCCCTTGCCGGGGGTGACACCGGCCACCATTTGAGTGCCATACTCCTTGCACGCACGGGTGTGGAACTGGCCGGTGTTGCCGGTAATCCCCTGCGTCATCACGCGCGTGTTTTTGTTGACCAGAACCGACATATTATTGAATGGACGCAACCACTTT
The window above is part of the Deltaproteobacteria bacterium genome. Proteins encoded here:
- the ndk gene encoding nucleoside-diphosphate kinase, with amino-acid sequence MAKEQTLGIIKPDGVSRNLIGEIFRRVEKSGLKIVAAKMLRLDKAKAEGFYAVHKGKPFFDPLVGYMTTGPVLTFVIEGEGAIAKWRDTMGATNPANAAPGTIRKDFAENIERNTVHGSDAPETAKFEVGYFFKENEIFSK
- the sucD gene encoding succinate--CoA ligase subunit alpha; its protein translation is MSVLVNKNTRVMTQGITGNTGQFHTRACKEYGTQMVAGVTPGKGGLAFEGIPIFNTVKEASVQTGATVSVVYVPPKFAAGAILEAVEADLDLVVCITEGIPILDMVMVKRKMEGKRTRLIGPNCPGIITPGDPSTGSGPGCKIGIMPAPIHRPGKIGIVSRSGTLTYEAVDQVTKIGLGQSTCIGIGGDPVNGTNFIDCLKLFNDDPETSAIVMIGEIGGSSEEEAADFIKRNVKKPVVGFIAGIAAPPGKRMGHAGAIIAGGKGTAKEKIAALEAAGVLVEGSLAEIGETLKSVL